From Primulina huaijiensis isolate GDHJ02 chromosome 15, ASM1229523v2, whole genome shotgun sequence, one genomic window encodes:
- the LOC140960020 gene encoding seipin-2-like, whose protein sequence is MDDTKSMARHKAKEEFHEAPDDFPFYDCVETFSEVIESYGDVSTSVNNNNPPPATLRRRRSRTHRRSSVADSIKSSMLSSSVSSENYLNSRETNSKLSRRIKEYELKCGPEGVKEAVSGENTRNNEESSSCTDANVRGGDEELVRKESNLEENNGNEEANSSLLDLLAGLIIKAISFQFDLYVKFFMFPIWLMYYLFMVMFNPFGLLKCGKRCLVRKMKRVWNLMRENVSPFVYEWFKEHQAIWKLGLKCGWGLLWSGYVCFVLVGLMMSSFVIGGLLIRGLVEEPIGIRRNLNFDYTEKSPLAFVPILAEPELSHETYLAEKTGTVKGGRSRAIPANHKVQVTVLLMLPESDHNRNLGIFQVRVDFLAKDGRTLASSRRPCMLQYRSQPVRLLLTFLKVAPILTGYTSESQNLKINLLGFTESVVPTACLRVVIEQRAEFKPGAGIPEIYTSSLTLESELPFFRKVVWFWKRSLFVWTSMTIFTMELLFTLLCCKSILIPRIRLREESLV, encoded by the exons ATGGACGATACGAAATCAATGGCCCGACATAAAGCTAAAGAGGAATTTCACGAGGCGCCCGATGATTTCCCATTCTATGATTGCGTAGAAACCTTTTCCGAAGTAATTGAATCCTATGGTGACGTGTCAACCTCCGTTAATAATAACAACCCGCCTCCGGCGACTCTGCGCCGCCGGAGATCGCGGACTCATAGGAGGTCCTCCGTAGCCGACTCAATCAAGTCGTCGATGCTGAGCTCTTCGGTGAGCTCGGAGAATTACTTGAATTCTAGAGAGACAAATTCGAAGCTTTCCCGCAGAATTAAGGAGTATGAGCTTAAGTGCGGCCCGGAAGGTGTGAAAGAGGCCGTGAGTGGAGAGAATACTAGGAATAATGAGGAAAGTTCGAGTTGCACCGACGCAAATGTACGCGGAGGTGATGAGGAATTGGTCAGAAAAGAATCGAATTTGGAGGAAAACAATGGCAACGAGGAGGCAAATTCTAGTCTTCTTGATCTTTTAGCTGGTCTGATAATAAAGGCCATAAGCTTCCAGTTTGATTTgtatgttaaattttttatgtttccaATATGGTTAATGTATTATTTATTCATGGTCATGTTCAATCCTTTTGGGCTTTTGAAGTGTGGAAAACGATGTCTGGTGCGAAAAATGAAAAGAGTTTGGAATCTTATGCGTGAAAATGTGTCCCCATTTGTGTATGAATGGTTTAAAGAACACCAAGCAATCTGGAAACTTGGTCTGAAATGTGGTTGGGGATTGTTGTGGTCAGGTTATGTGTGTTTTGTATTAGTGGGGTTGATGATGTCATCATTTGTGATTGGCGGATTGTTGATAAGGGGATTGGTGGAGGAGCCAATAGGAATAAggagaaatttgaattttgattatACGGAGAAGAGTCCGCTGGCATTTGTGCCCATATTAGCAGAGCCAGAGCTTAGCCACGAAACTTATCTTGCAGAGAAAACAGGAACTGTGAAGGGTGGCAGATCAAGGGCAATACCAGCTAATCACAAAGTGCAGGTTACTGTTTTATTGATGCTACCCGAATCTGACCACAATCGTAATCTTGGAATATTCCAG GTCAGAGTGGACTTCCTTGCGAAGGATGGTAGAACCCTTGCAAGCTCTAGGCGCCCATGCATGTTGCAGTATAGAAGTCAGCCTGTTCGCCTTTTGCTGACTTTCCTTAAGGTTGCTCCAATTTTAACCGGTTATACGTCAGAATcccaaaatctgaaaataaaccTTCTAGGTTTTACCGAAAGCGTCGTGCCAACCGCCTGCTTAAGGGTTGTCATTGAACAGCGTGCCGAATTCAAGCCTGGTGCCGGTATTCCTGAAATTTACACTTCGTCGTTGACCCTGGAGTCTGAACTTCCGTTTTTCAGAAAGGTGGTATGGTTTTGGAAGAGATCATTATTTGTGTGGACTAGCATGACTATCTTTACCATGGAGTTACTTTTTACTCTCCTGTGCTGTAAATCCATCTTGATCCCAAGAATAAGATTGAGGGAAGAATCGTTGGTTTAA
- the LOC140960162 gene encoding uncharacterized protein: protein MVSKIVKRTPTKSLKNLKNFTTNRRSRKKSPTKNATGAASLVVASINKSLSSCHRRLVKIFARLACIASPKKTPRKKGYQILQKVPANRPETVRRNLFNEKTSLPPSLYPDKRTIFLDLDETLVHSRMNHPPGKYDFIVRPEIDGEKVEFYVLKRPFVDEFLNFLSQKFEVVVFTAGIEKYASLVLDRLDWRSRISHRLYRDSCKEIDGKLVKDLSEIGRDLSRLVIVDDNPNSYGFQPDNAIPIKPFIDDLEDSELKKLIDFFKGCESVEDMRDAVKLYIADQNQEKLVQI from the coding sequence ATGGTGTCCAAGATTGTAAAGAGAACCCCCACAAAATCACTCAAAAATCTAAAAAACTTCACAACCAACCGCCGCAGCCGCAAGAAATCTCCGACCAAGAATGCCACCGGCGCCGCCTCTCTGGTGGTTGCTTCCATCAACAAGTCCCTGTCCTCTTGCCACCGCCGCCTCGTCAAGATTTTCGCTAGACTAGCTTGTATTGCTAGCCCGAAGAAAACGCCCCGCAAGAAGGGATACCAAATTCTTCAAAAAGTCCCTGCGAATCGCCCGGAGACCGTCCGTAGAAACCTGTTCAATGAAAAGACAAGCCTCCCTCCGTCTCTTTACCCGGATAAAAGGACCATCTTTCTTGATTTAGACGAAACACTGGTGCATTCCAGGATGAACCATCCTCCTGGGAAGTACGATTTCATAGTCAGGCCTGAGATCGATGGAGAAAAGGTCGAGTTCTACGTGCTGAAGAGGCCATTTGTGGATgaattcttgaatttcttgaGTCAGAAGTTCGAGGTTGTCGTTTTCACAGCCGGGATCGAGAAATACGCATCTCTTGTGCTGGATAGGCTCGACTGGAGGTCTCGTATATCTCACCGTCTGTACCGAGATTCCTGCAAAGAAATTGATGGAAAGTTGGTAAAAGATCTGTCAGAAATTGGGAGAGATCTTAGCAGGTTGGTGATTGTGGACGACAACCCAAATTCCTACGGATTTCAGCCTGATAATGCTATCCCGATCAAGCCCTTTATTGATGATCTCGAGGATTCAGAACTGAAGAAGTTGATTGATTTCTTTAAAGGGTGTGAATCCGTTGAGGACATGAGAGATGCTGTGAAGTTGTACATAGCTGATCAGAATCAAGAAAAGCTGGTGCAGATTTAG
- the LOC140958507 gene encoding uncharacterized protein has protein sequence MGCAGSRLKGEETSKKIRKPKAWKHSEAITRAQLVKMREEFWDTAPHYGGRKEIWDALRAASEADLTLAQAIVDSAGVIVQSSDLTICYDERGAKYELPNYVLSEPTNLIRDN, from the exons ATGGGCTGCGCTGGATCACGCTTAAAGGGAGAGG AAACTTcaaagaaaataagaaaaccCAAGGCGTGGAAGCATTCAGAAGCTATAACTAGAGCACAACTGGTAAAGATGCGTGAGGAGTTCTGGGATACTGCTCCACATTATGGTGGTCGGAAAG AGATTTGGGATGCACTCCGGGCTGCATCAGAGGCTGATTTAACTCTTGCACAAGCAATTGTGGATAGTGCCGGAGTTATCGTTCAAAGTTCTGACTTAACAATCTGCTATGATGAGAGAG GTGCCAAATACGAGTTACCCAATTATGTTTTGAGCGAGCCCACGAATCTGATCCGTGACAATTGA